One genomic window of Mus musculus strain C57BL/6J chromosome 4, GRCm38.p6 C57BL/6J includes the following:
- the C77080 gene encoding uncharacterized protein KIAA1522 isoform c (isoform c is encoded by transcript variant 3): MVVFLGRHLPALLEVFKKGSAKAESDNRQGAGPSQGPGSVGDELQDNVFFPSGRPPHLEELHTQAQEGLRSLQHQERQKLSKGGWDHGDTQSIQSSQTGPDEDTISIYSQKSYMTESSTAEDALSVRSEMIQRRGSTFRPHDSFPKSGKSGRRRRERRSTVLGLPQHVQKELGLRNNREAPGTPQPPGSRDAVRIPTVDGRPGLALGTGVRVSLQALEAETEAGTDAEAVIQRHIDRVYHDDTLVGRSTGARPPPLTRPMSLAVPGLTGGAGSPEPLSPAMSISPQATYLSKLIPHAVLPPTVDVVALGRSSLRTLSRCSLLSASPASVRSLGRFSSASSPRPRSRNASSSSDNWSHSQSSETIVSDGSTLSSKGGSEGQPEGSVASNNVAPPPPGGSGRGSPSGGSTAETSDTASIRSSGQLSGRSVSLRKMKRPPPPPRRTYSLHQRGSAVPDGPLGLPPKPERKQQPQLPRPPTAGGSSGVGAVSCPPSSAGTWGSGLSPGGSRRPPRSPERTLSPSSGYSSQSGTPTLPPKGLAVAPASPGKAQPPKPDRVTSLRSPGASVSSSLTSLCSSSSDPTPLDRSGPQMSTPLSDRFVIPPHPKVPAPFSPPPSKSKSSNQAAPVLAAPAVAPGQVSTIDTSPASPSMPQTTLTPAQESPVASKDESPPPSPPPSYHPPPPPTKKPEVLEEAPPPPEAAVEILPDPSWPPPPPPAPEEQDLSMADFPPPEEVFFNAGPELGPLESCSSEAAVPPAASLSQTPPPAPPPSSGSEPLARLPQKDSVGKHSGAPREDSGTPLVTPSLLQMVRLRSVGASTGIPNPSPGSSAPQKPLRRALSGRASPVTAPSSGLHAAVRLKASSLAASESPASALPTGIPEAEPRSPQSPASKASFIFSKGTKKLQLERPVSPEAQADLQRNLVAELRSISEHRPPPQAQKKPSKAPPPVARKPSVGVPPPSPSLPRTESLTAPSTNGLPHAEDRTNGELAENGGVQLAATEKMGSPGSDPQKKLV; encoded by the exons ATGGTAGTGTTCCTGGGGCGACATCTCCCAGCGCTTCTTGAGGTCTTTAAGAAGG GCTCTGCTAAGGCCGAGAGTGACAACCGTCAGGGCGCAGGGCCCAGCCAGGGGCCAGGATCTGTAGGAGATGAACTTCAGGACAACGTTTTCTTCCCCAGTGGGAGACCTCCTCATCTGGAAGAGCTGCACACACAGGCCCAGGAGGGGCTCCGCTCCCTCCAGCACCAAG AAAGACAGAAGCTGAGCAAGGGCGGCTGGGACCATGGAGACACCCAGAGCATCCAG TCCTCCCAGACGGGGCCGGATGAAGATACCATCTCCATCTACAGCCAGAAGTCATACATGACGGAGAGCTCCACCGCGGAGGATGCGCTCTCCGTCCGCTCGGAGATGATTCAGCGCAGAG GCTCCACCTTCAGACCCCATGACTCATTTCCCAAATCTGGGAAGTCAGGAAGGCGACGGAGGGAGCGAAGGAGCACGGTGCTGGGGCTGCCTCAGCACGTGCAGAAGGAGCTCG GCCTGCGGAACAACCGTGAGGCACCGGGCACTCCACAGCCTCCTGGTTCACGGGACGCTGTCCGCATCCCCACGGTGGATGGTCGCCCCGGTCTGGCCTTAGGGACAGGGGTCCGAGTGTCCCTGCAGGCTCTGGAAGCAGAAACAGAGGCCGGCACAGATGCAGAGGCTGTCATCCAGCGCCACATCGACCGTGTTTACCACGATGACACGCTTGTTGGCCGATCCACGGGAGCCCGGCCACCGCCACTGACGAGGCCAATGTCTCTCGCAGTGCCTGGACTGACAGGAGGAGCAGGATCTCCAGAGCCACTGAGCCCAGCCATGTCAATCTCACCCCAGGCCACCTACTTGTCGAAGCTGATCCCGCACGCCGTGCTGCCGCCCACCGTGGATGTGGTGGCCCTGGGCCGCAGCAGCCTGCGCACTCTGAGCCGTTGCAGCCTGCTCTCTGCCAGCCCAGCTTCGGTTCGCTCCCTGGGCCGCTTCTCCTCGGCTTCCAGTCCACGGCCCCGCAGCCGCAACGCTTCCTCGTCCAGTGACAACTGGAGCCACTCTCAGTCCTCCGAGACCATTGTGTCTGATGGTTCCACTCTTTCCTCTAAGGGGGGCTCTGAGGGCCAGCCAGAAGGCTCTGTAGCTAGCAATAATGTGGCGCCCCCTCCTCCAGGCGGTAGTGGGCGGGGCTCCCCCAGCGGGGGTAGCACTGCGGAGACCTCAGACACGGCCAGCATCCGAAGCAGTGGGCAGCTGTCTGGCAGGAGTGTGTCCCTGCGTAAGATGAAACGGCCTCCCCCGCCTCCCCGCCGGACCTACTCCCTCCATCAGCGCGGCTCCGCAGTGCCTGATGGGCCCTTAGGGTTGCCGCCCAAACCTGAGCGAAAGCAGCAGCCACAGCTGCCTCGGCCGCCCACTGCGGGTGGCTCTTCAGGGGTGGGGGCAGTATCTTGTCCACCCAGCTCAGCAGGCACCTGGGGCTCTGGCTTGTCCCCAGGTGGCTCCAGGCGTCCCCCACGTTCCCCAGAACGGACACTTTCACCTTCAAGTGGCTACTCGAGCCAGAGCGGTACCCCAACTCTCCCTCCCAAGGGTCTGGCAGTTGCCCCTGCTTCCCCAGGCAAGGCTCAGCCCCCCAAACCAGATCGAGTGACATCCCTTCGATCTCCTGGGGCCTCTGTATCCTCTTCCCTTACATCTCTGTGTTCCTCTTCTTCAGACCCTACTCCTTTAGACCGCTCTGGCCCACAAATGTCTACCCCCTTGAGTGACAGGTTCGTCATACCTCCTCATCCCAAGGTGCCTGCTCCTTTCTCTCCACCACCTTCCAAGTCCAAGAGCTCGAACCAAGCTGCTCCTGTTCTGGCTGCCCCTGCTGTGGCTCCTGGGCAGGTGTCCACCATCGACACCAGTCCTGCATCCCCTTCCATGCCCCAGACAACCTTGACTCCAGCCCAGGAGTCTCCTGTTGCCTCCAAAGATGAGTCACCcccaccatccccacccccatcttaccATCCACCCCCACCACCTACTAAGAAGCCGGAGGTGCTGGAGGAGGCCCCACCTCCTCCGGAAGCTGCTGTGGAGATCCTTCCAGATCCCAGCtggccgccgccaccaccacctgcacCTGAGGAACAGGACCTGTCGATGGCTGACTTCCCCCCTCCTGAGGAGGTCTTCTTCAATGCAGGCCCTGAGCTTGGCCCTCTGGAGTCCTGCAGCTCTGAGGCTGCCGTCCCCCCAGCTGCTAGCTTGTCCCAGACTCCTCCGCCAGCTCCACCTCCTAGTTCTGGATCAGAACCTCTGGCCAGGCTCCCACAGAAGGACTCAGTGGGCAAGCACAGCGGGGCTCCCAGGGAGGATTCGGGCACGCCTCTGGTCACACCCTCGCTCCTGCAGATGGTCCGGCTTCGCTCTGTGGGTGCTTCCACAGGGATTCCGAACCCTTCTCCGGGTTCATCGGCCCCTCAGAAGCCTCTGCGAAGAGCCCTGTCTGGGCGCGCCAGCCCAGTGACTGCTCCCTCCTCTGGGCTCCATGCTGCCGTCCGACTCAAGGCCTCTAGCCTGGCTGCCAGTGAGAGTCCTGCGAGTGCTCTGCCCACTGGAATACCCGAGGCAGAGCCACGGTCGCCACAGTCTCCTGCCTCCAAGGCCAGCTTCATCTTCTCCAAGGGCACCAAAAAACTGCAGCTGGAGAGGCCCGTGTCCCCCgaggcccaggctgacctccagcgGAATCTGGTGGCTGAACTTCGGAGCATTTCAGAGCATCGGCCACCTCCCCAGGCCCAGAAGAAGCCTTCCAAGGCTCCCCCACCAGTGGCCCGCAAACCCTCAGTGGGAGTCCCTCCTCCGTCCCCCAGTCTTCCCAGGACGGAGTCTCTTACTGCTCCATCCACCAATGGGCTCCCTCACGCTGAGGACAGGACTAACGGGGAGCTGGCGGAGAATGGAGGTGTGCAGCTGGCTGCTACAGAGAAGATGGGCTCCCCTGGTTCAG ATCCACAGAAGAAACTGGTCTGA
- the C77080 gene encoding uncharacterized protein KIAA1522 isoform d (isoform d is encoded by transcript variant 4): protein MTESSTAEDALSVRSEMIQRRGSTFRPHDSFPKSGKSGRRRRERRSTVLGLPQHVQKELGLRNNREAPGTPQPPGSRDAVRIPTVDGRPGLALGTGVRVSLQALEAETEAGTDAEAVIQRHIDRVYHDDTLVGRSTGARPPPLTRPMSLAVPGLTGGAGSPEPLSPAMSISPQATYLSKLIPHAVLPPTVDVVALGRSSLRTLSRCSLLSASPASVRSLGRFSSASSPRPRSRNASSSSDNWSHSQSSETIVSDGSTLSSKGGSEGQPEGSVASNNVAPPPPGGSGRGSPSGGSTAETSDTASIRSSGQLSGRSVSLRKMKRPPPPPRRTYSLHQRGSAVPDGPLGLPPKPERKQQPQLPRPPTAGGSSGVGAVSCPPSSAGTWGSGLSPGGSRRPPRSPERTLSPSSGYSSQSGTPTLPPKGLAVAPASPGKAQPPKPDRVTSLRSPGASVSSSLTSLCSSSSDPTPLDRSGPQMSTPLSDRFVIPPHPKVPAPFSPPPSKSKSSNQAAPVLAAPAVAPGQVSTIDTSPASPSMPQTTLTPAQESPVASKDESPPPSPPPSYHPPPPPTKKPEVLEEAPPPPEAAVEILPDPSWPPPPPPAPEEQDLSMADFPPPEEVFFNAGPELGPLESCSSEAAVPPAASLSQTPPPAPPPSSGSEPLARLPQKDSVGKHSGAPREDSGTPLVTPSLLQMVRLRSVGASTGIPNPSPGSSAPQKPLRRALSGRASPVTAPSSGLHAAVRLKASSLAASESPASALPTGIPEAEPRSPQSPASKASFIFSKGTKKLQLERPVSPEAQADLQRNLVAELRSISEHRPPPQAQKKPSKAPPPVARKPSVGVPPPSPSLPRTESLTAPSTNGLPHAEDRTNGELAENGGVQLAATEKMGSPGSDPQKKLV from the exons ATGACGGAGAGCTCCACCGCGGAGGATGCGCTCTCCGTCCGCTCGGAGATGATTCAGCGCAGAG GCTCCACCTTCAGACCCCATGACTCATTTCCCAAATCTGGGAAGTCAGGAAGGCGACGGAGGGAGCGAAGGAGCACGGTGCTGGGGCTGCCTCAGCACGTGCAGAAGGAGCTCG GCCTGCGGAACAACCGTGAGGCACCGGGCACTCCACAGCCTCCTGGTTCACGGGACGCTGTCCGCATCCCCACGGTGGATGGTCGCCCCGGTCTGGCCTTAGGGACAGGGGTCCGAGTGTCCCTGCAGGCTCTGGAAGCAGAAACAGAGGCCGGCACAGATGCAGAGGCTGTCATCCAGCGCCACATCGACCGTGTTTACCACGATGACACGCTTGTTGGCCGATCCACGGGAGCCCGGCCACCGCCACTGACGAGGCCAATGTCTCTCGCAGTGCCTGGACTGACAGGAGGAGCAGGATCTCCAGAGCCACTGAGCCCAGCCATGTCAATCTCACCCCAGGCCACCTACTTGTCGAAGCTGATCCCGCACGCCGTGCTGCCGCCCACCGTGGATGTGGTGGCCCTGGGCCGCAGCAGCCTGCGCACTCTGAGCCGTTGCAGCCTGCTCTCTGCCAGCCCAGCTTCGGTTCGCTCCCTGGGCCGCTTCTCCTCGGCTTCCAGTCCACGGCCCCGCAGCCGCAACGCTTCCTCGTCCAGTGACAACTGGAGCCACTCTCAGTCCTCCGAGACCATTGTGTCTGATGGTTCCACTCTTTCCTCTAAGGGGGGCTCTGAGGGCCAGCCAGAAGGCTCTGTAGCTAGCAATAATGTGGCGCCCCCTCCTCCAGGCGGTAGTGGGCGGGGCTCCCCCAGCGGGGGTAGCACTGCGGAGACCTCAGACACGGCCAGCATCCGAAGCAGTGGGCAGCTGTCTGGCAGGAGTGTGTCCCTGCGTAAGATGAAACGGCCTCCCCCGCCTCCCCGCCGGACCTACTCCCTCCATCAGCGCGGCTCCGCAGTGCCTGATGGGCCCTTAGGGTTGCCGCCCAAACCTGAGCGAAAGCAGCAGCCACAGCTGCCTCGGCCGCCCACTGCGGGTGGCTCTTCAGGGGTGGGGGCAGTATCTTGTCCACCCAGCTCAGCAGGCACCTGGGGCTCTGGCTTGTCCCCAGGTGGCTCCAGGCGTCCCCCACGTTCCCCAGAACGGACACTTTCACCTTCAAGTGGCTACTCGAGCCAGAGCGGTACCCCAACTCTCCCTCCCAAGGGTCTGGCAGTTGCCCCTGCTTCCCCAGGCAAGGCTCAGCCCCCCAAACCAGATCGAGTGACATCCCTTCGATCTCCTGGGGCCTCTGTATCCTCTTCCCTTACATCTCTGTGTTCCTCTTCTTCAGACCCTACTCCTTTAGACCGCTCTGGCCCACAAATGTCTACCCCCTTGAGTGACAGGTTCGTCATACCTCCTCATCCCAAGGTGCCTGCTCCTTTCTCTCCACCACCTTCCAAGTCCAAGAGCTCGAACCAAGCTGCTCCTGTTCTGGCTGCCCCTGCTGTGGCTCCTGGGCAGGTGTCCACCATCGACACCAGTCCTGCATCCCCTTCCATGCCCCAGACAACCTTGACTCCAGCCCAGGAGTCTCCTGTTGCCTCCAAAGATGAGTCACCcccaccatccccacccccatcttaccATCCACCCCCACCACCTACTAAGAAGCCGGAGGTGCTGGAGGAGGCCCCACCTCCTCCGGAAGCTGCTGTGGAGATCCTTCCAGATCCCAGCtggccgccgccaccaccacctgcacCTGAGGAACAGGACCTGTCGATGGCTGACTTCCCCCCTCCTGAGGAGGTCTTCTTCAATGCAGGCCCTGAGCTTGGCCCTCTGGAGTCCTGCAGCTCTGAGGCTGCCGTCCCCCCAGCTGCTAGCTTGTCCCAGACTCCTCCGCCAGCTCCACCTCCTAGTTCTGGATCAGAACCTCTGGCCAGGCTCCCACAGAAGGACTCAGTGGGCAAGCACAGCGGGGCTCCCAGGGAGGATTCGGGCACGCCTCTGGTCACACCCTCGCTCCTGCAGATGGTCCGGCTTCGCTCTGTGGGTGCTTCCACAGGGATTCCGAACCCTTCTCCGGGTTCATCGGCCCCTCAGAAGCCTCTGCGAAGAGCCCTGTCTGGGCGCGCCAGCCCAGTGACTGCTCCCTCCTCTGGGCTCCATGCTGCCGTCCGACTCAAGGCCTCTAGCCTGGCTGCCAGTGAGAGTCCTGCGAGTGCTCTGCCCACTGGAATACCCGAGGCAGAGCCACGGTCGCCACAGTCTCCTGCCTCCAAGGCCAGCTTCATCTTCTCCAAGGGCACCAAAAAACTGCAGCTGGAGAGGCCCGTGTCCCCCgaggcccaggctgacctccagcgGAATCTGGTGGCTGAACTTCGGAGCATTTCAGAGCATCGGCCACCTCCCCAGGCCCAGAAGAAGCCTTCCAAGGCTCCCCCACCAGTGGCCCGCAAACCCTCAGTGGGAGTCCCTCCTCCGTCCCCCAGTCTTCCCAGGACGGAGTCTCTTACTGCTCCATCCACCAATGGGCTCCCTCACGCTGAGGACAGGACTAACGGGGAGCTGGCGGAGAATGGAGGTGTGCAGCTGGCTGCTACAGAGAAGATGGGCTCCCCTGGTTCAG ATCCACAGAAGAAACTGGTCTGA
- the C77080 gene encoding uncharacterized protein KIAA1522 isoform a (isoform a is encoded by transcript variant 1), with protein MAARAPPAAPAADEPGSPGGPPRRKKSRSGLRRAFSWLRGKRRKKKAAGAEGAESTASRAKKADDKAKRAKGKSRGSAKAESDNRQGAGPSQGPGSVGDELQDNVFFPSGRPPHLEELHTQAQEGLRSLQHQERQKLSKGGWDHGDTQSIQSSQTGPDEDTISIYSQKSYMTESSTAEDALSVRSEMIQRRGSTFRPHDSFPKSGKSGRRRRERRSTVLGLPQHVQKELGLRNNREAPGTPQPPGSRDAVRIPTVDGRPGLALGTGVRVSLQALEAETEAGTDAEAVIQRHIDRVYHDDTLVGRSTGARPPPLTRPMSLAVPGLTGGAGSPEPLSPAMSISPQATYLSKLIPHAVLPPTVDVVALGRSSLRTLSRCSLLSASPASVRSLGRFSSASSPRPRSRNASSSSDNWSHSQSSETIVSDGSTLSSKGGSEGQPEGSVASNNVAPPPPGGSGRGSPSGGSTAETSDTASIRSSGQLSGRSVSLRKMKRPPPPPRRTYSLHQRGSAVPDGPLGLPPKPERKQQPQLPRPPTAGGSSGVGAVSCPPSSAGTWGSGLSPGGSRRPPRSPERTLSPSSGYSSQSGTPTLPPKGLAVAPASPGKAQPPKPDRVTSLRSPGASVSSSLTSLCSSSSDPTPLDRSGPQMSTPLSDRFVIPPHPKVPAPFSPPPSKSKSSNQAAPVLAAPAVAPGQVSTIDTSPASPSMPQTTLTPAQESPVASKDESPPPSPPPSYHPPPPPTKKPEVLEEAPPPPEAAVEILPDPSWPPPPPPAPEEQDLSMADFPPPEEVFFNAGPELGPLESCSSEAAVPPAASLSQTPPPAPPPSSGSEPLARLPQKDSVGKHSGAPREDSGTPLVTPSLLQMVRLRSVGASTGIPNPSPGSSAPQKPLRRALSGRASPVTAPSSGLHAAVRLKASSLAASESPASALPTGIPEAEPRSPQSPASKASFIFSKGTKKLQLERPVSPEAQADLQRNLVAELRSISEHRPPPQAQKKPSKAPPPVARKPSVGVPPPSPSLPRTESLTAPSTNGLPHAEDRTNGELAENGGVQLAATEKMGSPGSDPQKKLV; from the exons GCTCTGCTAAGGCCGAGAGTGACAACCGTCAGGGCGCAGGGCCCAGCCAGGGGCCAGGATCTGTAGGAGATGAACTTCAGGACAACGTTTTCTTCCCCAGTGGGAGACCTCCTCATCTGGAAGAGCTGCACACACAGGCCCAGGAGGGGCTCCGCTCCCTCCAGCACCAAG AAAGACAGAAGCTGAGCAAGGGCGGCTGGGACCATGGAGACACCCAGAGCATCCAG TCCTCCCAGACGGGGCCGGATGAAGATACCATCTCCATCTACAGCCAGAAGTCATACATGACGGAGAGCTCCACCGCGGAGGATGCGCTCTCCGTCCGCTCGGAGATGATTCAGCGCAGAG GCTCCACCTTCAGACCCCATGACTCATTTCCCAAATCTGGGAAGTCAGGAAGGCGACGGAGGGAGCGAAGGAGCACGGTGCTGGGGCTGCCTCAGCACGTGCAGAAGGAGCTCG GCCTGCGGAACAACCGTGAGGCACCGGGCACTCCACAGCCTCCTGGTTCACGGGACGCTGTCCGCATCCCCACGGTGGATGGTCGCCCCGGTCTGGCCTTAGGGACAGGGGTCCGAGTGTCCCTGCAGGCTCTGGAAGCAGAAACAGAGGCCGGCACAGATGCAGAGGCTGTCATCCAGCGCCACATCGACCGTGTTTACCACGATGACACGCTTGTTGGCCGATCCACGGGAGCCCGGCCACCGCCACTGACGAGGCCAATGTCTCTCGCAGTGCCTGGACTGACAGGAGGAGCAGGATCTCCAGAGCCACTGAGCCCAGCCATGTCAATCTCACCCCAGGCCACCTACTTGTCGAAGCTGATCCCGCACGCCGTGCTGCCGCCCACCGTGGATGTGGTGGCCCTGGGCCGCAGCAGCCTGCGCACTCTGAGCCGTTGCAGCCTGCTCTCTGCCAGCCCAGCTTCGGTTCGCTCCCTGGGCCGCTTCTCCTCGGCTTCCAGTCCACGGCCCCGCAGCCGCAACGCTTCCTCGTCCAGTGACAACTGGAGCCACTCTCAGTCCTCCGAGACCATTGTGTCTGATGGTTCCACTCTTTCCTCTAAGGGGGGCTCTGAGGGCCAGCCAGAAGGCTCTGTAGCTAGCAATAATGTGGCGCCCCCTCCTCCAGGCGGTAGTGGGCGGGGCTCCCCCAGCGGGGGTAGCACTGCGGAGACCTCAGACACGGCCAGCATCCGAAGCAGTGGGCAGCTGTCTGGCAGGAGTGTGTCCCTGCGTAAGATGAAACGGCCTCCCCCGCCTCCCCGCCGGACCTACTCCCTCCATCAGCGCGGCTCCGCAGTGCCTGATGGGCCCTTAGGGTTGCCGCCCAAACCTGAGCGAAAGCAGCAGCCACAGCTGCCTCGGCCGCCCACTGCGGGTGGCTCTTCAGGGGTGGGGGCAGTATCTTGTCCACCCAGCTCAGCAGGCACCTGGGGCTCTGGCTTGTCCCCAGGTGGCTCCAGGCGTCCCCCACGTTCCCCAGAACGGACACTTTCACCTTCAAGTGGCTACTCGAGCCAGAGCGGTACCCCAACTCTCCCTCCCAAGGGTCTGGCAGTTGCCCCTGCTTCCCCAGGCAAGGCTCAGCCCCCCAAACCAGATCGAGTGACATCCCTTCGATCTCCTGGGGCCTCTGTATCCTCTTCCCTTACATCTCTGTGTTCCTCTTCTTCAGACCCTACTCCTTTAGACCGCTCTGGCCCACAAATGTCTACCCCCTTGAGTGACAGGTTCGTCATACCTCCTCATCCCAAGGTGCCTGCTCCTTTCTCTCCACCACCTTCCAAGTCCAAGAGCTCGAACCAAGCTGCTCCTGTTCTGGCTGCCCCTGCTGTGGCTCCTGGGCAGGTGTCCACCATCGACACCAGTCCTGCATCCCCTTCCATGCCCCAGACAACCTTGACTCCAGCCCAGGAGTCTCCTGTTGCCTCCAAAGATGAGTCACCcccaccatccccacccccatcttaccATCCACCCCCACCACCTACTAAGAAGCCGGAGGTGCTGGAGGAGGCCCCACCTCCTCCGGAAGCTGCTGTGGAGATCCTTCCAGATCCCAGCtggccgccgccaccaccacctgcacCTGAGGAACAGGACCTGTCGATGGCTGACTTCCCCCCTCCTGAGGAGGTCTTCTTCAATGCAGGCCCTGAGCTTGGCCCTCTGGAGTCCTGCAGCTCTGAGGCTGCCGTCCCCCCAGCTGCTAGCTTGTCCCAGACTCCTCCGCCAGCTCCACCTCCTAGTTCTGGATCAGAACCTCTGGCCAGGCTCCCACAGAAGGACTCAGTGGGCAAGCACAGCGGGGCTCCCAGGGAGGATTCGGGCACGCCTCTGGTCACACCCTCGCTCCTGCAGATGGTCCGGCTTCGCTCTGTGGGTGCTTCCACAGGGATTCCGAACCCTTCTCCGGGTTCATCGGCCCCTCAGAAGCCTCTGCGAAGAGCCCTGTCTGGGCGCGCCAGCCCAGTGACTGCTCCCTCCTCTGGGCTCCATGCTGCCGTCCGACTCAAGGCCTCTAGCCTGGCTGCCAGTGAGAGTCCTGCGAGTGCTCTGCCCACTGGAATACCCGAGGCAGAGCCACGGTCGCCACAGTCTCCTGCCTCCAAGGCCAGCTTCATCTTCTCCAAGGGCACCAAAAAACTGCAGCTGGAGAGGCCCGTGTCCCCCgaggcccaggctgacctccagcgGAATCTGGTGGCTGAACTTCGGAGCATTTCAGAGCATCGGCCACCTCCCCAGGCCCAGAAGAAGCCTTCCAAGGCTCCCCCACCAGTGGCCCGCAAACCCTCAGTGGGAGTCCCTCCTCCGTCCCCCAGTCTTCCCAGGACGGAGTCTCTTACTGCTCCATCCACCAATGGGCTCCCTCACGCTGAGGACAGGACTAACGGGGAGCTGGCGGAGAATGGAGGTGTGCAGCTGGCTGCTACAGAGAAGATGGGCTCCCCTGGTTCAG ATCCACAGAAGAAACTGGTCTGA